One genomic segment of Verrucomicrobiota bacterium includes these proteins:
- a CDS encoding ATP-binding cassette domain-containing protein: protein MKPDRSTTVLAVSDLNIRRGTTSILRNLSWRVKRGEHWVILGANGSGKTSLLSALTAYLTPTAGTIELLGQRYGHANWPELRRKIGLVSSSIRQWMAEDEPALQTVVSGKYAVIDYWGKITAADRGRARRILAGIECGYLADRAWGYLSQGERQRVLIGRALMAEPHVLILDEPCAGLDPAAREHFLQFLDRLGRRPRAPTLILVTHHVEEIMPVFSHVLILKEGEVLVGGKKNAVLNSSRLSKAFAAHIRLRQANGRYGMSVARRDQRIL, encoded by the coding sequence GTGAAACCCGACCGCAGCACGACCGTTCTCGCAGTCTCCGACCTGAACATTCGCCGCGGGACAACCTCCATCCTCAGAAATCTTTCCTGGCGAGTGAAGCGCGGCGAGCACTGGGTGATTCTGGGGGCGAATGGTTCGGGCAAGACTTCGTTGCTGAGCGCGTTGACCGCGTATCTGACGCCAACGGCCGGCACGATCGAACTGCTCGGACAGCGATACGGTCACGCCAACTGGCCGGAACTGCGCCGAAAAATTGGCCTGGTCAGCTCATCCATCCGCCAGTGGATGGCGGAGGATGAACCGGCGCTGCAAACGGTCGTGAGCGGCAAATACGCGGTGATCGATTACTGGGGGAAAATCACGGCTGCGGATCGCGGCCGCGCCCGACGAATTCTGGCAGGAATCGAGTGCGGCTATCTTGCGGATCGTGCGTGGGGTTACCTCTCCCAGGGCGAACGTCAGCGCGTGCTCATTGGTCGCGCCTTGATGGCCGAACCGCACGTGCTGATTCTGGATGAACCGTGCGCCGGGTTGGATCCCGCCGCGCGCGAGCATTTCCTCCAATTCCTGGATCGTCTGGGCCGGCGGCCCCGCGCCCCAACGCTTATCCTTGTAACGCACCACGTCGAAGAAATCATGCCGGTGTTCTCCCACGTCCTCATCTTGAAGGAGGGAGAGGTTCTCGTTGGCGGGAAAAAGAACGCGGTGTTGAACTCTTCGCGGCTATCAAAGGCTTTCGCAGCACACATTCGGCTCCGGCAGGCGAACGGGCGCTATGGGATGTCCGTGGCGCGCCGGGATCAGCGCATACTGTAG